Genomic window (Chloroflexaceae bacterium):
GGAATGGAAGCACATCGAGCCGCGGCCCGGCGGGGGGTACATCTGGGATCACTCAACCACCAGGATCATCGAGCAGGATATGGTCACCGCCAGCCAGCTCGGGATCAACCTGATTGTCGTTGTCCGCGCCAGCCCCCGCTGGGCCACGGCCCCGTACAGCGTCGATTGCGCGCCGATCAATCCGCAACGCTACCAGGACTTTGCCCGCTTCATGGCCGAAGTCGTGCGGCGCTACAGCCAGCCGCCCTACAACGTGCGCTACTGGGAGATCGGCAACGAACCCGACGCCCCGGTGTTTCAGGATGACTCGGTCTTTGGCTGCTGGGGAATACCGGACGATCCTTACTACGGCGGGCGGGCCTACGGCGAGATGCTTAAGATCGTGTATCCTGCCATCAAGGCCGCCAACCCCGATGCAATCGTGCTGAACGGCGGGTTGCTCCTCGACCGGCCCTATCGCCCCGAGGACCCGGCCAGCGCGATGGGCCGCTTCTTCGAGGGCATGCTTGTGGCCGGGGCGGGGCGGGCATTTGACACGCTTTCGTTTCACGCCTATACTTTCTGGCGCATTCCAGGGCAGCCCGAACTGGGATCACGGGTAGACTGGCGCCTGGCCTATCTCCGAGGATTGCTGGCGCGCTACGGGGCTCCGGCGAAGCCCCTGATCCGCACCGAGGGCGCATTGCTCTGCCCGGGCGAGATCACCCCGGAGTGCCGCTGGGCGCAGGCCGACTACCTGTCACGGGTTTTCACCCGTTCGCTACGCGACGGGCTGACGGCCGAGATCTGGTACATTTACGACAGCGACTCATACCACAATACCGCGCTGATCGAGCCGGGCGACGTGCTCGTGCCCCGGCCTGGCTACTTCGCCTACCGGCACGCCAGCCGCACCCTGACCGGAGCGCGCTACCTTGGGCCTCTGGCGGGGGTGCCGGATAGCGTTGAAGGCTATGTTCTGCGGCGTGATGCCACCCACATCGTGGTGCTGTGGAGCGACCAGCCGCAAGTGGTGAATATTCCTCTACCGGCAAACGGCTCCGTTCGCTGCACCAACCGCGATGGCGGTCCAATCAGTTGCCCTGTGGAAGATGCAAAGGTCCGGGTCGAGGCGCAGACGGGGGCAACCTATGTAGTAGTGGATTGATCCCCAACCAGGCGAAGCGGCGTTCACCGGTCCAGCACGTGGCGTCATCGCAGGTTGCAGCCAGGCAATGTTGGCGTCTTTTTTCCTTCCCGCCAGCATAACGCGATCAGATTAATCTCTGCAACCGCCAGCTCGGTGTCCTGGTGGGGCGCTGTCGTCAGTGCAGTCGCCAACCATGCCAAGGGTTCGAGATCGCATTGACGCACTGTGCAGCGATCGTCTCTAACACGGACGACCGCATGTGGTCGAGCAGATCCCGCTGTGGACGGCGACGGGCGGACCTACGGGCTTCGTGTCTCCGCCCTGCCTGCTCGTTCTCACCCAGCCGCTCCGTTATCCCCACTGCGAAGGCGCTGGCGATAAAGTATACGAAGCAGTCGCGTTCGCCTCGCTCGCCAGCGTCACCCTTCAGTTACGCCGTCGGCCTGAAAGAACCGGCGCCACCGGCCTTTTGCCGCGCCAGTAGCCGGCGAGGCATTTGACAAATTAAGGTTTCGCTCCTACACTTCGTTGCGCGTTCCGGATTGCTAATACTGTGCCGATCAAGTCAGATAAAAGCTTTCCGCTCCCAAAGCCGTCTAATAACATAATAACAATAGACACCCGGTCGTCATTATGCATAATGTTTGGAATGTTTTGCCCGCCTTTATTGTGTCCAGATTGAAAGGACACCCCCTTCTCCAGCGGATCCTCAAAAACATCGGCTGGCTTCTGATTGAAAAGATCCTACGAATAAGCGCCAGTGTTGCTGTGCTGTCATATCTTGCACGGTATCTTGGTCCCGGGCAGTTTGGCTTGTTAAACTATGCGACTGCATTCGTTGCTTTGTTTAGCGCCTTTGCTTCGTTAGGTCTCGATACGATTGTTGTTCGTGAGCTATCTCGAAAGCCTGAGGCGAGAGATGTATTGCTAGGCACGACATGCGTGTTGAAACTGCTAGGCGGTCTCGTTGCAGGAGTGTTATGCCTGACTGCGCTCGCATTCATTCGCCCCGAGCAACAAGTGATGTACTGGCTGGTGGGCATTATGGCGCTGGGTTTTTTATTTCAGGCATTTGATGTTATTGATTTATGGTTCCAGTCGCAGATACAAGCTTCTTACTCGGTCGTTGCCCGCAGCAGCGCCTTCTTCCTCATGGTTTTCGCAAAGATGGCTATGATATACCTCGGTGCATCGCTGATGGCCTTTGCCTGGGCGATGTCGCTCGAATTGCTACTGGTGAGTGTGGGCCTGATAGCGGCGTATCTCATCACTGGAAAAAGGTTGACTGACTGGATTGCGAGCATCGAGCAAGCCATCCATTTATTACGTGACAGTTGGCCCTTGATCTTGTCTGGCCTGTTCGTCATGATTTATATGCGCATTGATCAAGTTATGCTTGCAGAGTTGTTTGGTGAAAAAGAGGTTGGCATATACTCTGTGGCGATGCGTTTGTTGGAGGTCTGGTACTTTATCCCGATGATCGTTGCATCTTCCACCTATCCGAGCATTGTTTCAGCGGTGAGCGAAGCGGAGATCTTTTATCAACGCTTGCAGCGATTGTATAACGTGATGGCTCTGCTTGGATACGCGGCAATTATCACCACCATCCTGATGGGATCCTGGTTCATTGTGGCGCTTTTTGGAGAGGAATATCAAGCCGCCGGCCCGATGCTCAATATTTTAATCTGGTCTGGTCTTTTTACCAATCTTGGAGTTGCCCGCAGTTCATTCTTAATGGCCAAAAACTGGGCGCACCTGCACACGCTTTCGGTCTTCTTTGGATGTATTATCAACATTGTTCTCAATTACATGCTAATCCCTTCATATGGAGGCATCGGCGCAGCGATTGCGACCTGTGTCTCATACTGGTTTGCAGCGCATGGATTTTGCTATATTTACGGTCCGTTATTTAAGACAGGAAATATGGTTACTCGTGCGCTCATCTTTCCGTTTGGGCGAATCCGCCTTGAGCACGGAGCCAACGGATGACTGATTGCATCCCTGTAGTGCTATTCGCCTATAATCGTCCCGAGCACTTACGGCGAACGCTGGAATGTCTCCGGGCCGAACAAGTCCCGCTACTGTATGCATTCAGTGACGGAGCGCGCCGGGTTGAGCACGAGCCCGCGGTTGCCGAGGTCCGCAGGATTCTACGCTCAATCGACTGGTGTGAACTGGTGCTGGTTGAGCGGAGTGAAAATCTGGGACTGGGCGTATCCATTCGCACCGGAGTTAGTGAGGTGCTTCGACGCCATTCTGCCGTTATTGTCTTCGAGGACGATCTGATCGCCGTGCCGGGAACCTATGCCTATCTGTGTGCAGCGCTGCGTCACTATCAGGACGCTGAGCAAGTGATGAGCGTGGCCGGATGGACGCATCCGCGGGTGACCCCTCCCGATGTCGGCGACAATCCCTATTTTGATGGCCGCGGCGAATGTTGGGTGTGGGGAACCTGGGCGCGCGCCTGGCAAGGGATGGACCGTACTGCGCTGGAGCTTATGTACGCATGTCAGGCGCAAGGGATCGATATAGCGCGCTACGGTAATGATCTGCCGAAGATGGCATACGAGGAGCAACATCGGAATATCTGGGCGGTGCGATGGCTGTACCTGCATCTCCTGCGTGGTGCGCTGTGCCTGCGCCCGCCGCGCAGTCTCGTCGAGCACATCGGCTTCGACGCTCAGGCCACAAATGCGAAGCACGGCTCTATCTGGGTGAATCCGCCGCTGCCAGCCAGTGCGCCGATGCCACAGCAGTGGCCGGCGCCGGTCGAGCACCCTGCCGTAGCTAAGCTCTGGCGCAGAGCGATAGCCGCGCAGTACCACCCGCTAAAGCGGATCATATCCTGGTTCCAGTTTTGAGGTCGGTAGTATGAGCATCCAGCGCCTGGCACAGCAGTTTGTGCCTCCGATTGTCGTACAAGGATTGAAGCGTCTGAAGATGCAGTTTGTGTCTCCCCCCTGGGAGTACCTCCCTGAAGGGTGGTCGCATCACGATCCGAAGATCACGGGGTGGAACGTCGCCAGCGTTCTTGCCGCGCAGAAAGCGCGCTGGCCAGAATTCGTCCGCATGATCCAGGCGCCCGGAGTGTTAGGGATTGCCAATGAGGGCGCCGTGTCCTCTGCTGCCAGTTATATCACCCATAACACCTATATGACCTACGCCTATGTGTTGGCATTGACCGCTCATCATCGCGATACGGTGTCAATCCTTGATTGGGGCGGTGGGATCGGTCACTACGGAGTGATAAGCCGTGAGTTGCTGCCTTCAGTGACCATAGACTATCATTGTAAAGAAGTTCCATTACTCTGTCAGGGAGGGCGAGAAGTCCTGCCTGACGCCCATTTTTATGAAGATGAAGCAGCTTGTTTTCAGCGCAAATATGATCTGGTGTTAGTGAGCGGCTCGCTGCAATATGCAGAAGACTGGCGGAGCCTGGCGCAACGGCTCTTACAGGCGACTGAAGGGTATCTCTACATCACCCGCTTGCCAGTCGTGCAGCGATCGGCTTCATTTGTCGTGGTGCAACGACCGTACCAGTTCGGATATTCTACTGAATATAAGGGCTGGTTTTTCAACCGCGCCGACTTTCTTGCGACCATGCGTTCATTTGGCGCTGAACTCATGCGCGAGTTTCTCATCGAGCCATCTGCATACGTTTTCAAGGCCCCAGAACAGGGCGATTATCGCGGTTTTCTCTTCCGGCCCTCAGCGCTTCGTTAGCTCTCCTGTGCAGGGGGTTTCGAAAGGGACGCCCCTCAACAAGCAGGGGCCTGTTCTGCCTTTAGTGGCGCTCCGACCAACCAACGAAGCAGAGAACCAGCCGCGTGGGTGGCGCTCTCGTCTTGGCGAATAGGCTTCAGGTTGCACTGAGATCGGGCGACTATGACCGAAAAAAACTACAAGCGTGATATTAAAACTATGTCCGTAAGGTTGTTGGCTTCTTCCCGGGGGGATTATGGCTGATCGGATGGTTTGATCCATTGCATCTCGCAAGGAAGCTGCTTTATCAATCCGTAGCAGAGCGGGCGCATTATGCTCGCGGGAAGATGCTGGACGTCGGTTGTGGTTCAAAGCCCTATAAATTGCTGTTTTCAAATGTTGAGCTTTATGTTGGCCTTGACATGCCTTCGGTTCTAAGTGCGGATATCTATGCCGATGGTCAGTTCTTGCCGTTTTGCAGTGAGTCCTTTGACACCGTTCTTTGCAATCAGGTGCTTGAGCACGTTCCTGAACCGGCTCAGTTGATGCGCGAAGTGGCGCGCGTGCTTCGTCCAGATGGCGTCTTGATACTGACCACTCCTCAAACCTGGGGCTTGCATCTGGAGCCGTATGATTTTTACCGCTACACCAGGTATGGCCTGGGCTACCTGGCTGCCCAGGCCGGTCTCGCGGTGATTGAAATCTCTCCAACCTGTGGTCTCTGGGCGACGCTTGCTCAGCGGCTTGCTGATACGTTGGCGCATACTTATACACACTTTCAAAGACCAGGGTATCTCGCGGTGAGAATAATCGCAGCTCCGCTGCTCCTTTCCGGTTATCTGCTGGATCGGATCTTTGGGCCGCGGGGTGATACTCTTGATAATATACTCGTCGCTCGCAAGCCGGTATAAGATATGTACGCGTTCTGTACGTATTTTGATCAGCGGTATCTTGCCCGCGGATTGGCGTTGCATGAGTCGCTTCGACGGCATTGCGCTGATTTTCGCCTCTGGATATTATGCATGGACCAGGAATGCTACGAAGATCTGGCGCGGCGCCAGTTGGCGAATGTATGCCTGATTGCGTTAGAGGATTTTGAACGTGATGACGCCGCCTTAGTTGCGGTAAAATCAGAACGCTCATTAGCAGAGTACTATTTTACATGCACTCCCTCCTTGCCTCTGTATATCTTTCGGCATTTTCCCGAGCAGAACATTATCACATATCTTGACGCCGATCTCTTCTTCTTGAGCGATCCAGGCCCGCTGTTTGATGAGTTAGGGCCGGGTTCGATTGGAATTATTGAGCACCGATTGCCCGCGGCATTGCGCCACCTTGAGATGTATGGGATCTATAATGTTGGCTGGATTACGTTTCGTCGTGATGAGCAGGGTCTTGCATGTCTGCAGTGGTGGCGCGAGCGTTGTATCGAATGGTGCTACGATCGGGTCGAACCGGGGCGGTTTGCCGACCAGAAGTATCTTGATCACTGGCCAGCGTTGTTTCCAGGCGTCAGAGTATTGCAACACAAAGGCGCCAATGTCGCTCCGTGGAACGTCAGCAGGTATAAACTGACCGTCAGGGGCAGGCAGATATTTGTTGATGATCAGCCGCTGCTTTTTTATCATTTCCATGGCTTAAATCAGGTTCGTCCATGGCTCTATAATCCTCGCCTTTCATACTACCAACTCCAGATGTCTGATGTGTTGCTAAAAGTATACGAGATGTATATTCAGATTTTGCAGCAGAATGTCCATGAAGATGCAACACCAGCGAGCATCCGAATTCCTCAACGTTCGATGTGGAAAACGTATCTGGATGTGCTTCTGGGCCGCTATATTTACGTTGCTGATGGACGGTGCCACCGGACGAACAGCATCGGACCCATGGTGCGCGCTTTGCAACTACTGGCGGCTTCACCTGCTCCATAGTTTGTGAATCGCTCCGGCAAGCCACGTTCCTTGGGGGAAGTATGACCAACCAGGGTTGCGAACCGCTCGTTAGCATCGTCACCCCATCGTATAATCAGGGACGCTTTATTCGCGCCACTATTGAGAGCGTGCTAAGCCAGGACTATCCGCACATCGAGTACTGGGTCATAGATGGGGGAAGTACCGATGAGACCCTGAATGTCCTGCGCAGTTTTGAGGGCGATCCGCGCTTTCACTGGATCAGCGAGCCGGATCGCGGCCAGTCACATGCGATCAATAAAGGTCTGGCCCGCTGCCGGGGTGAGATCTTCAACTGGCTTTGTTCTGATGACTGTCTGACCCCCGGAGCGCTGCGCCGCGTTGCCGATGCATGGTGCGCCAACGGACCGTCGCTCATCTACGGTTACACGCGCTACATTGACGCTGAGGGCAGAGATCTCGGCCGGTATTCAAAAGGAAAACCAAAAGTCTCTGGCGTCTATTGCATGCCGCAGCCATCGGTGTTTTTGCCGCAAAAAGCGGTGAAGGACGTGGGCGGTGTTGATGAGTCGCTTTATTATACAATGGACCTTGATCTCTGGTTGCGATTAATGGGCATGTATCAAGCGGTGCTTTTGCCATATGATCTGTCGCTGTACCGGTTGCACGACACTTCCAAAACCGTTTCCCAGACCTTGGGGTTTTTGAGAGATTTTGAACGCGTTGCCATTCGCGCAGTGCGCCTGGGTCAGGTTAGTTCAATTGAGGCTCAGTGTGAGGTGGATTTGCTTGCATCCGTCATCTATACCACTTCAAAGCAGAAGGATTTACGCAAAGCCTTTCGGCATGCTTTTCGGTCGGTTGCGCGTAACCCGTTGACGTTGCCCGATGTTTTCGCCATTCTCACCAAAGGGGTGGCGCGTCATCTCACAGGTGAGCAGAACTGGACGGTCCTGCGACGGCATCTGGTTGTGTGACGCCGCCTATGGTTGCGCATGGGTGCATTCTCTTCACGCTCTACGTCGCCACGAGCGCGTATGCTCCCCTCATTCAGGGAGAATCGTGCAGGATGCCTCCTGATTGGCGTCTGCGTGCTCGTCGGGTTGGTGGCGCTCTATGCCGCGGCGCCCAGGCTGGCGGGCATGTTTTTTATACAGCGCGGCGCAGCGCTGCTGGCCACGGATCCCGCCGGACAAAACGCCGCCATACTGACGGAATCGCTAAGCAATTTCCAGCGCGCGGCCGATTTACTGCCTGACGATCCCCTGCCGCTACGCTATATGGCCCGGGTCTATCAACTCGACGGACGCGTTGATGAAGCGCTCACGGTTCTTGAAAAGGCTTTGAGTCTCAGACCCGATAGCGTCTTGATCCAGACCGACCTGCTGCGCGCCTATGTTCTTACCGGGCATCCAGATCATGCCCTGGAATTGAGTGCGGCGCTTGGGTATACCCCTGATCGCTTCGTGGTCGTTGGCGATGAGTATCGTCGCAGCGGCGATTATGCTCAGGCGCTGCGCTGGTTTGACGTGGCGGCGTATGCTGATGCCGCCCTGGCTTCGCACATCGTGTTCCATCGCCTGGTGTCGGCGGCGCTTGCGCGTGACCCACAGGCATTTGAGGTGCTGCATGAGGCGCAAACGGAACTGCCCGACCTGCAGGCGCCACAGGTAGGTGTAGCGCCCGTTGCGGTGCCGGGAGCAGCGTTCCGTCGGGTCGAAGCGCTCTCGCAACCGCCGTTTGTCAGTGGCACGCCGTTGAACCACCCTTATGGCGGATCCACGGGCGTCTTCTGGGGCAACGGTCAGGCGACGCTGCTGGTACAGGTTGCGCGATCTGGCGCATATGTGGTTCGAGTAACGGTTGTGAATACTGTTCCCCCCCCGATCCAACTGGCGTTTGGCGCAAATGGCCTTCCACTGCATCAGGTGTCGCTTGTCGCGGGTGATAATACGCAATCTGTGGTGGAGTTTCCAGTCATGCTTACAACACCCCTGTCCACAGTTGATATCTGGTTCTTAAACGACGCGAATGTTCAAGGTCTTGACCGTAATGCATACATTGAGCAGGTAGAGATCCTGCCTGCGCCATCCTCGCAGTAGCGCATGCTATGGAGCGCCTCTGTTTTATCGGTTCGAGGGTGTTGCTGGAAGGAGAAATGGTAATAACTCGAGGTCTCAGGCGTCCGAACCCGGGCTTGCGGCGACGCTCCCGTGAACTCACAACCCGGCGCCGGCCACGTTTCATTGAATTGACGGAGTTATGGCAACACCCGCTAACCCTCCCTTGAGCCAGCGTGAACGTCGTTTCGTACACGTGTTTATTCTCACGTTGGCGATCTGTTATTCTCCGTTCAAAGCGCTGGCCATGCTGGCCCCTTTTATCTTGATTGCCGGGCTGATTTTTTATGTGCAGGCAAGCCCGATCAATCATCTGCTCAAGTACATTATGGCTCTGCTGACTTTCGCCGGCATCAGCGCATTCTATGCGCTGATAACGCCAGCTTTCGATGTGTTCAATGCACTGCTCTTCCTGGTCACCGCGTCGTCGTTTCTGGTGCTGCTCTACGATCTGCGAACCATCGCCACGCCTGCGTTGCTGCAGCGTCTGGTTGTCGTTGTGGTCGTTGTGGTGTGGATCGAGGCATTGCTTGGCATGGCGCAGGGGTTGGCAGGTTTCGCGCGCGCACGAACATTTGACGTGGGCGTTGGCGATATTGTGCGCGGAACAATTGATCCCTTTGTGCTGGCGCCGCCCGCTGCCAGTAATGCGATGTTCGCCATCCTGCTCTCTACCTTGCTGATCTTCCTCGTAGGCTTCTCACCTGCGCGTCTCTCGTTGCCCCGCCTTGTCGCGCTCGGAATCGGGCTAACCGCGTGGGTGATGGCATCCGTGCTGCATACGCTGATCTTCTTCGCTACCGCCGCCTTGCTAAGCGTCCTGCTGCTGGCGCCTCTGGCTATTCCGAAACGCTGGTCGCGCGGGCGATCATCGGGGTGTCTTATTCTTGCCGGCATTCTGCTGCTCACTACGGGGCTGACCGTTACGCTGCTGCCGGCTAACGTGCGTTCCGCTAGAGAGTTTCTTCGTTTAACATTCGTGTTCAGACCTGATGCCCCTTCGGAAAAGACACGTGCAACGTACAACACCCTCGTGCGCTTGCCTGAGCATGTGCCATGGCAACCACTTATTGGCCTCGGACCGGGTCAATATTCCAGTCGCGCCAGTCTGATTCGCAGCGGTCAGTATTTGCAAGGCGGAAGGTTGCCATTGCCAGATCACGCTCATCCTCTCGCCGAGCGCTATATCTTGAGTGAGTGGAGAGCATTTATTGATAGCGCCCGAACAGGCTCAACCTTTTTTCCTTTCTATAGCTGGCTCACAGTTTACGGCGAATTTGGATTGATAGGGTTAACGACAGTTATTCTGTTGATCCTGCTAGCATTGGGGTGCTTCCGCCAGGCGCGCTCGACCGAATTTCCACGCCTGCACCTGGCAATGACCATTTTGTTGCTCTATGTGGCGCTGCTTGGATTTCAGGACAACTACTGGGAGCTTACCCAGGCGATTCTGCCGGCTATGCTGACCTTACGCATTGGATACAGCTACCTGGCCCGCTGTCAGCGTGGATTAGAGTATCCGGCGCGTACACAGAGACCCGAACGCAGCGTTGTAGGCCAGGGTGGCCTTGCCCAGACGGGAAAGCCATGATTGCCAGTGTCAATCTTTGCTCACAATGGCTCTTCACCACCGGTTTAACACGTACATTGCGCTATTCATTTGTCCATCCACGCGCTATTGCCCATCGTGCGCTGTACCGCGCGTTGGTGCGCCTTGCTCCTGCTGCGCATGGCACGCTGCTCGACGTGGGCTGCGGATCCCGGCCCTATGCGGCCCTTTTCGCTCCCTATGTTACACGCCATATCGGGGTGGACGTGCCAACGTCAATGCACAGCAATACGGCTGTAGATGTCATGGGCACCGCTCTTCGGCTCCCGCTGCAATCTGGATCGTGCAACACGGTGCTGGCCACCGAGGTGATGGAACACGTTTCCGACCCTCGAGGGATGCTGATGGAGATCCGTCGCGTGCTTGCTCCGGGCGGGGTTTTGATCCTGAGCGTTCCTCTGCACGAACCGCTCCACGAATTGCCGTATGACTACTATCGGTATACGGATGTAGCCCTGCGCCATCTCTTGACCGAGCAAGGGTTCCTTATAGAGCGGATCGAGCGGCGTGGCGGCCCGATCGCCGTGGTGACGTACCTGTTCTGCGCGTTCCTCTATCGCGCCTATGGCGCCGACGGCTATCCCGCCCGAATGCGCATGCGCCCGCTAGCCGGACCGCCGGTCGTCGCGTTGTGCGCCATCCTTCAGATGATTGCCGCCGGGTTGGATCCGCTGATCCTGGACGACTTCGATACCCTCGGCTTCGTCGTGCTGGCGCGAAAAGCATAGATGAACGTATCCGACACAGGCATGCTCAACCGGAAGTTTAACCTGAATAGCGCCTCGCGACCCGTCGAGGTTGTTTGCGTCGGGCAAGTTCCGCCACCTTATCATGGGCAGGCAGTGATGATAGCCGCCCTTCTGGAAGGAAGCTATCGCGCAATCCGACTCCACCACGTCCCGCTGACGTTCTCGCGGGTGATGGACGAGGTGGGGCGCTTCAGATTGTCCAAACTTATTCATCTGCCCTTCGTTGTCGGGCGGATCTGGCATATCCGGGTCCGGTATGGCGCCCAGGTGCTCTATTACCCTCCGGCGGGCCCCCACATCGTCCCGATCATGCGCGATATCGGCATCCTGCTGCCGACCCGCCCTCTGTTTCCCGCCACGGTCTTTCATTTCCACGCTGGCGGTCTGGGCGCCTTTTTACCCCACTTGCCCGCTCCACTCCGCCTGCTGGCTCGCGTCGCCTACCGGCAACCCGACCTGGCCATCCGCAACTCAACGGCGGCGCCCGATGATGGCGCGGCGCTTGGTGCACGCGCCGAAGCGGTCATTCCCTGTGGCATTAATGATGCGATACCCGAGGGTCCTCCGCTGCGTCCGCCATTAGAGGGACGGCCGGCACGACTGCTGTTCATCGGTGCGCTGCGTCCATCGAAAGGAGTGCTGGTGCTGGTTGAGGCCATTCGGCAATTAGTAAGGGCAGGCTACAACGTGAGCGCGGATCTGGCAGGCGCTCCTATCTCCCCCGGGTTCGAGGCCCGGTTGCGCGAGGTTATTGTCGCTTCTGGCCTGAGCGAACATGTGCGACTCCGCGGTGTGCTCACCGGTCCGGCCAAAGATGCCGTCTACCGCGCCGCCGATATTTTTTGCTTCCCGACCTTCTACGAGGCTGAGACCCTCGGCGTGGTCGTTCTTGAGGCGATGCAGTATGGGTTGCCAGTTGTAGCTACCCGCTGGCGGGGAGTGGTTGATCTGGTCAGGCCCGGCGTCAATGGGCTCCTGGTGCCACCGTGCGATCCCCACGCTCT
Coding sequences:
- a CDS encoding flippase — encoded protein: MHNVWNVLPAFIVSRLKGHPLLQRILKNIGWLLIEKILRISASVAVLSYLARYLGPGQFGLLNYATAFVALFSAFASLGLDTIVVRELSRKPEARDVLLGTTCVLKLLGGLVAGVLCLTALAFIRPEQQVMYWLVGIMALGFLFQAFDVIDLWFQSQIQASYSVVARSSAFFLMVFAKMAMIYLGASLMAFAWAMSLELLLVSVGLIAAYLITGKRLTDWIASIEQAIHLLRDSWPLILSGLFVMIYMRIDQVMLAELFGEKEVGIYSVAMRLLEVWYFIPMIVASSTYPSIVSAVSEAEIFYQRLQRLYNVMALLGYAAIITTILMGSWFIVALFGEEYQAAGPMLNILIWSGLFTNLGVARSSFLMAKNWAHLHTLSVFFGCIINIVLNYMLIPSYGGIGAAIATCVSYWFAAHGFCYIYGPLFKTGNMVTRALIFPFGRIRLEHGANG
- a CDS encoding methyltransferase, TIGR04325 family → MSIQRLAQQFVPPIVVQGLKRLKMQFVSPPWEYLPEGWSHHDPKITGWNVASVLAAQKARWPEFVRMIQAPGVLGIANEGAVSSAASYITHNTYMTYAYVLALTAHHRDTVSILDWGGGIGHYGVISRELLPSVTIDYHCKEVPLLCQGGREVLPDAHFYEDEAACFQRKYDLVLVSGSLQYAEDWRSLAQRLLQATEGYLYITRLPVVQRSASFVVVQRPYQFGYSTEYKGWFFNRADFLATMRSFGAELMREFLIEPSAYVFKAPEQGDYRGFLFRPSALR
- a CDS encoding class I SAM-dependent methyltransferase, whose protein sequence is MHLARKLLYQSVAERAHYARGKMLDVGCGSKPYKLLFSNVELYVGLDMPSVLSADIYADGQFLPFCSESFDTVLCNQVLEHVPEPAQLMREVARVLRPDGVLILTTPQTWGLHLEPYDFYRYTRYGLGYLAAQAGLAVIEISPTCGLWATLAQRLADTLAHTYTHFQRPGYLAVRIIAAPLLLSGYLLDRIFGPRGDTLDNILVARKPV
- a CDS encoding glycosyltransferase — encoded protein: MTNQGCEPLVSIVTPSYNQGRFIRATIESVLSQDYPHIEYWVIDGGSTDETLNVLRSFEGDPRFHWISEPDRGQSHAINKGLARCRGEIFNWLCSDDCLTPGALRRVADAWCANGPSLIYGYTRYIDAEGRDLGRYSKGKPKVSGVYCMPQPSVFLPQKAVKDVGGVDESLYYTMDLDLWLRLMGMYQAVLLPYDLSLYRLHDTSKTVSQTLGFLRDFERVAIRAVRLGQVSSIEAQCEVDLLASVIYTTSKQKDLRKAFRHAFRSVARNPLTLPDVFAILTKGVARHLTGEQNWTVLRRHLVV
- a CDS encoding tetratricopeptide repeat protein; this translates as MLPSFRENRAGCLLIGVCVLVGLVALYAAAPRLAGMFFIQRGAALLATDPAGQNAAILTESLSNFQRAADLLPDDPLPLRYMARVYQLDGRVDEALTVLEKALSLRPDSVLIQTDLLRAYVLTGHPDHALELSAALGYTPDRFVVVGDEYRRSGDYAQALRWFDVAAYADAALASHIVFHRLVSAALARDPQAFEVLHEAQTELPDLQAPQVGVAPVAVPGAAFRRVEALSQPPFVSGTPLNHPYGGSTGVFWGNGQATLLVQVARSGAYVVRVTVVNTVPPPIQLAFGANGLPLHQVSLVAGDNTQSVVEFPVMLTTPLSTVDIWFLNDANVQGLDRNAYIEQVEILPAPSSQ
- a CDS encoding methyltransferase domain-containing protein encodes the protein MIASVNLCSQWLFTTGLTRTLRYSFVHPRAIAHRALYRALVRLAPAAHGTLLDVGCGSRPYAALFAPYVTRHIGVDVPTSMHSNTAVDVMGTALRLPLQSGSCNTVLATEVMEHVSDPRGMLMEIRRVLAPGGVLILSVPLHEPLHELPYDYYRYTDVALRHLLTEQGFLIERIERRGGPIAVVTYLFCAFLYRAYGADGYPARMRMRPLAGPPVVALCAILQMIAAGLDPLILDDFDTLGFVVLARKA
- a CDS encoding glycosyltransferase family 4 protein → MIAALLEGSYRAIRLHHVPLTFSRVMDEVGRFRLSKLIHLPFVVGRIWHIRVRYGAQVLYYPPAGPHIVPIMRDIGILLPTRPLFPATVFHFHAGGLGAFLPHLPAPLRLLARVAYRQPDLAIRNSTAAPDDGAALGARAEAVIPCGINDAIPEGPPLRPPLEGRPARLLFIGALRPSKGVLVLVEAIRQLVRAGYNVSADLAGAPISPGFEARLREVIVASGLSEHVRLRGVLTGPAKDAVYRAADIFCFPTFYEAETLGVVVLEAMQYGLPVVATRWRGVVDLVRPGVNGLLVPPCDPHALAGAVAELLDNPAEMRRMGAAGRAIYLERFTLERYRADIEAALVNAWNMAQKVIR